Within the Pseudomonas oryzae genome, the region GCCCGTGGACCTTCACCAACCTGAAGACCGGCCACGGCCTGCAGACGCTGATCGACTTCATCGTCGAGAAGGGCATGCTCGACGCGGCGCGCGGCTGAGACGCCGCCGGCTGGGCGCCTGACCCGCCTCAGGGGCAGGGCGGCTTGCCCTCGCCCAGCCGTGCGGAGAGGAAGTCGATCAGCACCCTGACCCGCAGGGGCATGTAGCGGTTGCTTGGCAAGACGGCATAGATGCCCAATGGCGGCGGGGCGAAGTCGTCCAGCACGCTGACCAGCCGTCCCGCCGCCAGGTGGTCGGCGACGATGAAATCCGGTTGCACGCTGACGCCCTGGCCCTGCACGGCCGCCTCGGTCAGGGCGTCGCCGTTGTTGGCCTGCAGGCGGAAGGGCAGGTAGACCGACTCCAGATGGCCGTCGATCTGGAAGGTCCATGGCCGGTTGTTGGCCTGCGGCGAGTAGCCGAGGCATGCGTGGTCAGCGAGTTCGCCGGGGTGTGCCGGCCGGCCATGCCGCTCCAGGTAGCCAGGGGCGGCCACGGTGAGCAGGCGGCAGTTGCCGAGCTTGCGGACGATCTGCCCCGGATCGAGCTGGCCGGTAATGCGGATCGACAGGTCGATGCCTTCCTCGATCAGGTTCAGCT harbors:
- a CDS encoding LysR family transcriptional regulator, translated to MNRLDAMGLFVRVAELGSFSAAAGQLGVARSVVTRQIAALEEHLGVKLMVRSTRSLSLTSAGSAYLEKCRTILELVEEAEAGVMEERLTPGGQLRVSLPLSFGLRKLVPLLLEFTQNYPAISLAMDFSDRQLNLIEEGIDLSIRITGQLDPGQIVRKLGNCRLLTVAAPGYLERHGRPAHPGELADHACLGYSPQANNRPWTFQIDGHLESVYLPFRLQANNGDALTEAAVQGQGVSVQPDFIVADHLAAGRLVSVLDDFAPPPLGIYAVLPSNRYMPLRVRVLIDFLSARLGEGKPPCP